The following are from one region of the Rhodopirellula sp. P2 genome:
- the purH gene encoding bifunctional phosphoribosylaminoimidazolecarboxamide formyltransferase/IMP cyclohydrolase, whose translation MSDVVPVRNALISVSDKMGLADFAAGLSAAGVTIYSTGGTRAHLEQSGIEVEDVAEYTGFPEMLNGRVKTLHPRIFAGILARRDLDEHMDTIADHDIEPFDLVVVNLYPFAATVSRPGATREECIEQIDIGGPSLVRAAAKNHGDVAIATSPEQYSEILDQLESSGGTTEELRTQLAAEAFDHTAGYDRAIADYMQGDAVGGEFPATMHVSLRRKTQLRYGENPHQRAALYSDSSDRSANLVSARQISGKELSYNNLLDLDAALDIARGFADPAVSVIKHNNPCGAATGDTLSDAVDKAMAGDPLSAFGSVIGMNRTLDEATAEFLCQPGLFIEAIVAPDYEAGAVGLLTTKPRWKDNVRLMQVGRLDEPARKVARRFISGGMLVQDADRMVSSPLQWNTVTETPVDDDLWDDISFGWEMVRHVKSNAIVLAKDTALIGVGAGQMSRVDSVEISIKKAGERSEGSILASDAFFPFPDSIEAAAKAGVLAIIQPGGSRRDDEVIAACDEHEIAMVFTGRRHFKH comes from the coding sequence GTGTCTGATGTGGTCCCCGTCCGTAACGCATTGATCAGTGTCAGCGACAAGATGGGGCTGGCAGATTTTGCCGCCGGATTGTCCGCCGCTGGTGTCACGATTTACAGCACCGGGGGAACTCGGGCCCATTTGGAACAATCCGGGATCGAGGTCGAAGACGTTGCCGAGTACACCGGTTTTCCGGAAATGCTCAATGGTCGCGTGAAAACGCTGCACCCGCGAATCTTCGCTGGCATCTTGGCTCGCCGCGATCTCGACGAGCACATGGACACCATCGCCGACCATGACATCGAGCCGTTCGATTTGGTCGTCGTGAACCTGTATCCCTTCGCCGCCACGGTCAGCCGCCCAGGAGCGACCCGCGAAGAGTGCATCGAACAGATTGACATTGGGGGTCCGAGTCTCGTTCGTGCCGCTGCAAAGAACCACGGCGATGTCGCGATCGCGACCAGCCCCGAACAGTACAGCGAGATCCTCGATCAACTGGAAAGCTCGGGCGGAACGACCGAAGAGCTTCGAACTCAGCTCGCCGCCGAAGCGTTTGACCACACCGCTGGTTATGACCGAGCCATTGCCGATTACATGCAAGGCGATGCCGTCGGAGGCGAATTCCCCGCCACCATGCACGTGTCGCTGCGACGCAAAACCCAATTGCGATACGGTGAGAACCCGCACCAACGCGCCGCGTTGTATTCGGATTCGTCGGATCGATCCGCGAATTTGGTCTCGGCTCGCCAGATCAGTGGCAAGGAGTTGTCCTACAACAACCTGCTCGATCTCGATGCCGCACTCGACATCGCTCGCGGTTTTGCTGACCCTGCCGTCTCGGTCATCAAACACAACAACCCCTGTGGTGCGGCGACCGGCGACACTTTGTCCGACGCGGTCGACAAAGCGATGGCCGGTGACCCGTTGTCCGCCTTTGGTTCGGTCATCGGAATGAACCGAACGCTCGACGAAGCCACCGCCGAATTCCTCTGCCAGCCCGGTTTGTTCATCGAAGCCATCGTGGCGCCGGATTACGAGGCCGGCGCGGTTGGGCTGCTGACGACCAAACCACGTTGGAAAGACAACGTTCGGTTGATGCAAGTCGGCCGGTTGGACGAACCCGCTCGCAAGGTCGCACGCCGATTCATCAGCGGCGGCATGTTGGTGCAAGACGCCGACCGGATGGTCAGCTCGCCTTTGCAGTGGAACACCGTCACCGAAACGCCCGTCGATGATGACCTGTGGGACGACATCTCCTTTGGTTGGGAAATGGTTCGTCACGTGAAGAGCAACGCGATCGTGCTAGCCAAAGACACAGCGTTGATCGGCGTGGGAGCCGGTCAAATGAGCCGCGTTGACAGTGTCGAAATCTCGATCAAAAAAGCTGGCGAGCGGTCCGAAGGATCGATTCTCGCGTCCGACGCGTTCTTCCCCTTCCCTGATTCGATCGAAGCGGCCGCCAAAGCCGGCGTGCTGGCAATCATTCAACCCGGTGGCTCACGTCGTGATGACGAAGTGATCGCGGCTTGCGACGAACACGAAATCGCGATGGTCTTCACCGGTCGTCGTCACTTCAAACACTGA